The following is a genomic window from Tripterygium wilfordii isolate XIE 37 chromosome 19, ASM1340144v1, whole genome shotgun sequence.
AAGGGAATTTTGGGGAACAATACTAGCTACTCCTTGTGTCATGACCTGTGATGTGAGGCCTCACTATTAAGTAATATATATGCAGCATTACTTTCTAATTAATTGTAAAAGATAAACCCTAGATTCATATAAGACATCTGGTATAATtaccaaatatattttttaaggaTTAAGTAGGAAATATTTTAAAGCAACAGTGAAGCATATAAATTAGGCATTAGAAAAGAAAACCTAGAAATAAAACCAGCCCCCACAGCCTTGTACAATACACATAGAGCTCTTCCAAATGAAACATGCATGCAAAATAAACGGAAACACGAATATATATATCTttcactatatatatgtgttgctcCACAAAGGATCGACTAATCTTTAAAGAATTAAATTAAGATGAGTAGAGACTACAGAGAGAGGTATATGGAGACAtggggaaatatatatatatatatatatatatatatatatatatatatatatatatatatatatggtgtgtatacatatatataatgtcGACTTAATTAATTACCAACCAAAGAAACGGAAAAAAAATCGTGATCCTGAGAAGCTGTTTCTAGCTTGGTGCAACTGATGACTTGAGGTGAAGATGATGCATGGATACCATGATGTGTGGGGATATATATCATTAGCGCCACGAAGAGACTGAGAATAGGGGGCGATTCTGCCAAGCAAGGAAGAAGGAATTGTTGTGAGTGTGGAGTTGGTAACCCTCACAAGGATAGTGAAGCCTCAACAGCAGCTTGGCCTGCGACAAGGCAAAAGGGCTTAGAGGAACATTCACGAACCCTGAACTCCTAAGCATCGTTTCCCACCACTCCAACCTCTGGTGTCGCTCTCCCTCTCCTGCCACCATCTCCGCAATCTCTCTCCCGAACCATATCTGCTCCACGGCCATCCTTTCCCTGCTGTTGGGCGGCAGAGTGGCCTCCAGGGACTCGAATATTGCCGAGTAATGATCCAGCGACTCCACAAACCTCCTCAAGAACACCGCCTCGTTATGGttgcctaactctctctctGCCACCGTCACCACCCTGGGGTTCAAGGCCTTGATCTTGCGCAGGAAGAGCCTCAAGTCTTCTACTTTGGAGGAGCCGCTGTCTCTATCCTTGAGGAGGAGCCTGTGCAGATAAAGAACGCAGTTCACAGCTAGGGTTTCGTCCgggagaagggaaagggaggaGAGAATCAAGTCCAAATCGTTGACGTTGAGGAGGACAAGCGGTTGGAATTGGAATGTGAGGCCCAGCGATTGTGCGAACTTGAGGAGGCGTTCGCCAGTGCGGTGGAGAGTGGTCAAATCGTGGCCTCCTCCAGTGATGCGGAGCATGGGAGGCGGCTGGGAACACTGGGAACGGTCAGATAAGGCTTGCATAAAAGGAGGCCATTGGAGGCCGTGCATTATGTCCAAATCTAGGATGTGAATGGCTTGCTGCCCAACTTGTAGGGCTTCCAGAATGGCCTGATTTGCCGTTAGATGGCTGAACCTGATGAATGGGGTTATCTGGTTCAGAGACAGATAGCAACTCTCCTGCTCAACTACCGTACATGTAGAATAACAATTATTACTAatactattattattagtaACAACATTTATGTGATATTGAGGAGGAGCTGCTGCTACGAAGGTGGGGTTTAGGCGGAGAGAGAGGGCTTTGGAGAATTGGTGAACCAAGCGCTCCGTGGAGTCTCCCAACGGTGAAGAGTTGGCGGTGAGATAGGTTCGGAGGCGGTGAGCAGCACCAAAATCAGACTGAGAGACCAGCTCTGCGCAACTGATGAGCATCTGGCGCATGTGTGTGGCTGCTGGAGCTGCAATAATATTATGCAGATCTGCAGGTGAgggctcttcttcttcttgatcttGCTGCTGCCTGGAAGAAGCACCACCGGTACCACTGGTGTTCAGTGAGCCCAACATATCTCGATCTACAACCACCCTGGCCTACCCCTCTtacttattttctctctctatgtttatatatttatatatgttcacAGTCTGTAGCTATAGGGTTTCGCGATATGGATACAGATGATGCCAAACAGGAAGCTTTTGAGAAGAGCAGCTACCGCTTTTCATTTCCTTGGCTTTGATGTCATAAATAGCTATATCATCATCGTGATgctcatatacatacatacatatatatatatgcgtgaGCATGATGGTTTCTTGAATATGCCATCAACATGAAGaccctatatatgtatattacttACTAGTGTTTTGCCACAACTTCCAGATGTATATTAATGCCTTTAAATGCCGTTGATATATATTGACacttgacatatatatatatatatacacacacataaaatCTCTTACCTAAACAAAAAGTGTGAATCAATTTTGTAAActtatttttcaaccatagatgcgGCGGGTACCACAACAAATGTGTGATCCCCacttttattatgttttattactctcaaagttggaagagtggaataatcttattatcatttcaatatgtcgtgatagactaattatatacaaagaataatgaaatattttacagagtgattttaggaactaatcattgacttttttctacaattagactcctataatcttgctgaatctttgaattgacttcttgcttgatattgttgacttcttgcttgatattatacagctgtgatttgacactccccctcaagttggtgcatatatgtctttaatgcccaacttgctaagtGAGCTGTGAAAGATTCTGCCTGTAACTGCTTTGGTGAGAATATCTGCAAGTTGATCTTCAGATTTGACAAATGGTACCTCAATGATCTTGGCCTCGAGTTTCTCCTTAATGAAATGTCTGTCAATCTCAACATGCTTGGTcctatcatgttgcactggattATGTGAGATGTCTATTGCAGCCttgttatcacaatacaattgcattgctcctttttgtttgaaccccaattctctcatcaaatttcttatccAGAGTAGTTCACATATTCCATGTGCCATACTCCTATATTCTGCTTCAGCACTTGACCTAGCCACCACGTTCTGTTTCTTACTACGCCATGAGACTAAATTGCCTCCCACGAAAGTAAAGTAACCAGATGTTGATCTTCTATCAGTAACTGAACCGGCCCAATCTGCATCTGTATACCCTTTAACATCAAGATGAACATGTTTTGAGAACATCAATCCTTTCCCCGGGGCAGATTTAAGATATCTCAGAATTCGAATCACAACATCCATGTGAGCCTCTCTCggtgcatgcataaattgacttacgACGCTAACAGGATATGCTATGTCAGGTCTTGTATGTGATAAGTAAATCAACTTACCAACAAGACGTTGATATCGTTCTTTATTGGTAGGTACTTGTTCAGCATCTTCATGAAGTTTAAGATTCACCTCCATTGGAGTCTCTATTGGTTCGCAGGCTAACATTCCAGTTTCGGTTAGAAGGTCAAGGACATATTTTCGTTGTGATAGAAATATTCCTTGCTTTGAACGtgccacttcaatgcccaagaaaTACTTTAGTTCGCCgagatctttcatctcaaactcaGCTGCTAAATAATGTTGCAACACTTCCTTCTCTTCTGGGTCATTCCCTGTAActaccatgtcatcaacatacacaATGAGTGCAGTTATCTTACCTTTCTTATGTTTCAAGAAGAGAGTGTGGTCAGAATTGCATTGTTTGTAGCCAAAATTCTTCATTGATTTGCTGAACCTTCCAAACCATGCTCGGGGTGATTGCTTCAATCCATAAAGAGACTTTTTGAGTTTGCATACCATGTTGCTCTGACTTGGCTTCATCTTGCATCCGGGAGGAGGgtccatatagacttcttcttctaggtctccatgtaaaaaagcattttttacatcaaattgatgtaAAGGCCAATCTAGGTTGGCTGCCAATGAGATAAGTACCCGAATTGTGTTGATTTTAGCTACAGGTGCAAACGTCTCCCAATAGTCAATTCCATATGTCTGAGTATACCCCTTCGCCACCAGTCTTGCTTTGTATCGTTC
Proteins encoded in this region:
- the LOC119986088 gene encoding scarecrow-like protein 18 codes for the protein MLGSLNTSGTGGASSRQQQDQEEEEPSPADLHNIIAAPAATHMRQMLISCAELVSQSDFGAAHRLRTYLTANSSPLGDSTERLVHQFSKALSLRLNPTFVAAAPPQYHINVVTNNNSISNNCYSTCTVVEQESCYLSLNQITPFIRFSHLTANQAILEALQVGQQAIHILDLDIMHGLQWPPFMQALSDRSQCSQPPPMLRITGGGHDLTTLHRTGERLLKFAQSLGLTFQFQPLVLLNVNDLDLILSSLSLLPDETLAVNCVLYLHRLLLKDRDSGSSKVEDLRLFLRKIKALNPRVVTVAERELGNHNEAVFLRRFVESLDHYSAIFESLEATLPPNSRERMAVEQIWFGREIAEMVAGEGERHQRLEWWETMLRSSGFVNVPLSPFALSQAKLLLRLHYPCEGYQLHTHNNSFFLAWQNRPLFSVSSWR